A stretch of Dysidea avara chromosome 5, odDysAvar1.4, whole genome shotgun sequence DNA encodes these proteins:
- the LOC136256049 gene encoding uncharacterized protein, whose translation MLRFLQKRRNSRSTASIEKVTHGYSEIDLGESGTLPTLVRDDIDSGFSDKLSQSGRSFSCEDLLLVGSLSQSKRRSNTPHTSSSTSTDQTSHTPSGSIDDHDYCDIGHKNNPLSSSGRLNAGNLKRIKDATKLSRKTSDSFRYQNIIGRRFSGEFAPIDELEYQKLEDAYEEALKYGAVDVTYVRLMLIGLPEAGKTTTRFSLMGEKAPNNLSRTKLVEPCQKPIRRQLAVTGNHGWSYINHEQEDEDLALLLNRLMNCGENDAGILRDSSSITSNFAHNFHRQSDPESSLPIIGPTNRSASLSPFTAPPPLPPKQNYLTMHNPSLNMPYKADGNRRGSSHNTEEGNLISPSKDKLLSVSLHQSNSIHSDTTEASETSLFVTQTKQHSLNTCSSTPCLLDPQLRIRRLSAPLVKYADVSNNHTRTLDTLHRKLKPSSIKIPDSNWSQNQFLQQGSKFRQKIKQNVFNKLKEQGENECPPGFDNEVLINIWDCGGQFVFREILPAFLAQKVAYLLIYDASKDLETVYQEPGTYPGCYAEGNTFHHMQKWMAAIHAHSTLLLPSASLYPRMLVIGTHGDALKTGEGSYELAKEKIISKIKSHFKGKRFADLVLAHFIVDNTTGGEGSNEDSSFEMIRCQVEEYAKQSLTISTPISWVLFRRVFQATITEDGIPFVSMSVAKEIAAECKIDEDTLSQVLVFYHQVGLLLHYASVPILDEVVIADPQWLVNSLSLLFSLHSSDHEELASLWTQLHEKGVLEKALYESIWSDCGIDPQGLLNLLEYFLLAAPIKPAVKQQFSDCAYFVPSLLSSWASEEEGSNLEEAVQTAAPLFLVFNTEYVPPGFFIRLAATFSSVDGVEIIFDSGVYRNRITFSIGEADELTIVENLESIKITLARYFDYKDTSCEFSQACLKAKHNLLSCCSAITQQWMPAVKATTAFQCQKVQCRNKPSHYIHFDNTVKSCLRCSYSKIREKPSAIQKLWLQPINPNTAHDMKDEVVTMKLLSKVATKLDVPKLEHLACHLGINSYDAIKADNHHYYERSMAVLKEWYDMGKGDISDLQQALQETGHHKAARLIPTKYEYSSQLPLSFHSGFPANGISMSMPPTIHLPCGQLPFRQSFRKKAINTPTTKELTLSKIVQMSSRIKDESKVIVLAVLLGYSEQEFFDMQCDYHTTRLLALHMITEWWKKSDGTFSELAEFLKAVGLGDCLQ comes from the exons CGCTTTCACAAAGCAAAAGGAGATCGAACACTCCACACACAAGCTCTAGCACATCAACTGATCAGACTTCACACACTCCATCTGGATCTATAGATGACCATGACTACTGCGATATTGGACACAAAAACAATCCTCTATCATCTAGTGGTCGACTAAATGCTGGTAATTTGAAGCGTATCAAGGATGCAACTAAG CTCTCCAGAAAAACAAGTGATAGTTTTCGCTATCAAAATATCATTGGAAGACGATTCTCTGGAGAATTTGCTCCTATAGATGAGCTTGAATATCAGAAACTAGAAGATGCGTATGAAGAAGCTCTGAAATATGGTGCCGTGGATGTCACCTATGTTCGACTGATGTTAATCGGTCTACCAGAAGCTGGAAAAACAACTACACGATTCTCATTGATGGGTGAAAAAGCACCAAACAATCTGTCAAGAACAAAGTTAGTGGAGCCATGTCAGAAACCAATCCGGAGACAGTTGGCTGTGACTGGTAACCACGGGTGGAGTTACATCAATCATGAGCAAGAAGATGAAGATTTGGCTCTCCTTCTGAATCGTCTCATGAACTGTGGTGAAAACGATGCTGGTATATTGAGAGATTCCTCTAGCATTACGTCAAATTTTGCTCACAATTTTCATCGTCAAAGTGATCCTGAATCATCACTGCCAATAATTGGACCAACAAACAGAAGTGCTTCTTTGTCTCCATTTACTGCTCCTCCACCACTTCCTCCCAAGCAAAATTATCTTACCATGCATAACCCATCACTGAATATGCCATACAAAGCAGATGGAAACAGAAGGGGATCGTCTCATAACACAGAGGAGGGTAATTTGATATCGCCATCAAAAGATAAACTCTTAAGTGTTTCATTACATCAGTCCAACAGCATACATAGCGACACGACAGAAGCTTCTGAAACTTCCTTGTTTGTTACGCAAACAAAACAACACAGTTTGAATACATGTTCCAGCACCCCATGCCTGTTAGATCCACAGCTGCGAATCCGAAGACTGTCAGCTCCACTTGTTAAGTATGCAGATGTATCGAATAACCACACTAGAACACTAGACACACTCCATCGCAAACTCAAACCCAGCAGTATAAAAATACCTGACAGCAACTGGAGTCAGAATCAGTTTTTGCAACAGGGATCAAAATTTAGACAGAAGATAAAACAGAATGTGTTTAACAAGCTTAAAGAGCAAGGTGAAAATGAGTGTCCTCCTGGCTTTGATAATGAAGTCTTGATCAACATTTGGGACTGTGGTGGCCAGTTTGTGTTTAGAGAGATTTTACCAGCTTTCCTTGCACAAAAGGTTGCGTATCTGCTCATCTATGATGCCAGTAAAGATCTTGAAACGGTATACCAGGAACCTGGTACCTATCCTGGTTGTTATGCAGAGGGAAATACATTCCATCACATGCAGAAATGGATGGCCGCTATTCATGCTCATTCCACACTCCTCCTACCTTCAGCTTCGCTTTATCCTCGTATGCTTGTCATTGGCACCCATGGGGATGCTCTCAAGACTGGAGAAGGCTCCTATGAGCTAGCAAAAGAAAAGATCATATCAAAAATCAAGTCTCACTTTAAAGGAAAAAGGTTTGCTGATCTTGTGCTTGCACATTTCATTGTAGACAACACTACTGGTGGTGAAGGCAGTAATGAAGATTCTTCATTTGAGATGATACGATGTCAAGTTGAGGAGTATGCAAAGCAGTCTCTTACCATTAGCACCCCCATAAGCTGGGTGCTCTTTCGAAGAGTGTTTCAAGCTACAATCACAGAAGATGGTATCCCATTTGTCAGCATGTCCGTTGCCAAAGAGATAGCTGCTGAGTGCAAAATCGATGAGGACACCCTCTCCCAGGTTTTGGTGTTTTATCATCAAGTTGGCTTGTTGCTGCACTATGCATCTGTGCCTATTCTAGATGAAGTGGTTATTGCAGATCCTCAGTGGTTGGTAAATTCCCTTTCATTATTATTTTCACTTCACTCCTCTGACCACGAAGAGCTGGCGTCACTTTGGACCCAATTACATGAAAAGGGAGTCTTGGAAAAAGCATTGTATGAAAGCATCTGGAGTGATTGTGGAATAGATCCCCAGGGTCTACTGaatctgttagagtattttctGCTTGCTGCACCCATTAAACCTGCAGTAAAACAACAGTTTTCTGATTGCGCGTATTTTGTTCCATCTTTGTTAAGTTCCTGGGCATCTGAAGAAGAGGGTTCAAATCTTGAAGAAGCTGTACAGACTGCAGCACCTCTATTCTTAGTATTTAACACTGAGTATGTTCCTCCAGGATTCTTCATTCGTCTTGCTGCAACATTTTCTAGTGTTGATGGTGTTGAGATCATCTTTGACAGTGGTGTCTATCGAAACCGAATCACCTTTTCAATTGGAGAAGCTGATGAACTTACGATTGTTGAAAACCTTGAATCAATCAAGATTACTCTTGCTAGGTACTTTGACTACAAGGACACATCGTGTGAATTTTCACAAGCTTGTCTCAAAGCGAAGCATAATTTGCTAAGTTGCTGTTCAGCTATCACTCAACAATGGATGCCCGCTGTTAAAGCTACTACAGCATTTCAGTGTCAAAAGGTTCAATGCAGAAATAAACCATCACATTACATTCATTTTGACAACACTGTGAAGTCGTGCTTACGATGCTCTTATTCCAAGATCAGAGAAAAACCCTCAGCAATCCAAAAGCTCTGGCTCCAACCTATTAACCCAAATACT GCACATGATATGAAGGATGAGGTTGTTACCATGAAACTGCTGTCCAAAGTTGCAACAAAACTTGATGTTCCCAAACTAGAACACCTGGCCTGTCATTTGGGAATCAACTCATATGATGCAATCAAAGCTGACAACCACCACTATTATGAAAGGTCAATGGCAGTGTTGAAAGAATGGTATGACATGGGTAAAGGTGATATCAGTGATTTGCAACAAGCCCTGCAAGAAACAGGACATCACAAAGCTGCCCGACT AATACCCACAAAGTATGAGTACAGTAGTCAACTCCCACTAAGTTTTCATTCTGGTTTTCCTGCTAATGGAATTTCAATGTCCATGCCACCAACAATTCACCTTCCTTGTGGACAACTACCCTTTCGACAGTCTTTTCGCAAG AAAGCTATCAATACTCCTACAACGAAAGAATTGACATTGTCAAAAATAGTACAGATGTCATCACGTATTAAAGATGAAAGCAAAGTGATTGTTTTAGCAGTTTTGCTGGGTTATTCAGAACAAGAATTTTTTGACATGCAGTGTGATTATCACACAACACGTCTACTAGCTCTTCACATGATCACAGAGTGGTGGAAAAAATCTGATGGCACTTTTAGTGAATTAGCAGAGTTCTTGAAGGCCGTAGGTTTAGGTGACTGCCTTCAATAA
- the LOC136256050 gene encoding uncharacterized protein isoform X1: MDPLKLQEIEQEVLKNKRHYLVKTVKPEDIIDDLISQKLVGNYAKQQFGLLVTDTNAKVRIIVDELERSPPGFLKEFCEVLKRSRTQDHVVQELQKEFHSVKQSHGYPSEVTSKVEDSNGEAAKPRIQNVPKSEESVGELAREKLSIQIESFASVYGDLSRGAVHKWKQLGLQLGLESYELDAISADYKDDPEENMSKVFELWKQQSLKQTWNDLIEAIKRTRLNKQLYEDLKNNHERGLNQKVPMKDLSNEVLVPMAEHWYELGLELEIDETQLDIIPPANSSKFFRKMLQSWWQQNIAADRTWNKVVSALDAAKLSALAKTVYDNRLGPNK; this comes from the exons ATGGATCCTCTTAAATTGCAAGAAATAGAACAAGAAGTGTTAAAGAACAAACGACACTATCTAGTGAAAACTGTTAAGCCTGAAGATATCATTGATGACCTCATTTCACAAAAGCTAGTAGGAAATTATGCTAAACAGCAGTTTGGACTCCTTGTAACCGATACCAACGCTAAGGTCCGAATCATAGTGGATGAACTCGAAAGGAGTCCCCCTGGATTTCTTAAGGAATTTTGTGAAGTACTAAAAAGGTCAAGAACACAGGACCATGTAGTTCAGGAGTTGCAGAAAG AATTTCACTCTGTCAAACAAAGTCATGGGTATCCCTCAGAAG TTACATCTAAAGTAGAAGACAGCAATGGAGAGGCAGCTAAACCAAGGATACAAA ATGTGCCTAAATCTGAAGAGAGTGTTGGAGAGTTGGCTCGGGAAA AACTATCAATTCAAATAGAAAGTTTTGCTTCAGTGTATGGCGATCTAAGTCGAGGTGCTGTTCACAAATGGAAACAACTTGGACTGCAACTTGGCTTGGAGTCATATGAATTGGATGCAATATCAGCAGATTACAAGGATGATCCAGAAGAGAATATGTCGAAAGTGTTTGAGTTGTGGAAACAGCAGTCACTGAAACAAACTTGGAATGATTTGATAGAGGCAATAAAACGTACAAGGCTCAACAAACAACTCTACGAGGACTTGAAAAATAACCATGAAAGAG GGCTTAATCAAAAAGTCCCAATGAAGGATTTATCTAATGAAGTGTTAGTGCCAATGGCTGAGCACTGGTATGAGTTAGGGCTGGAATTAGAGATTGATGAAACACAGTTGGACATAATCCCACCAGCTAACAGCAGTAAATTTTTCCGTAAGATGCTACAATCTTGGTGGCAACAAAACATTGCTGCTGACCGGACTTGGAATAAAGTTGTATCAGCTCTTGATGCTGCTAAGTTAAGTGCATTGGCTAAAACAGTGTATGACAATAGATTAGGACCAAACAAGTGA
- the LOC136256050 gene encoding uncharacterized protein isoform X3, producing the protein MDPLKLQEIEQEVLKNKRHYLVKTVKPEDIIDDLISQKLVGNYAKQQFGLLVTDTNAKVRIIVDELERSPPGFLKEFCEVLKRSRTQDHVVQELQKEFHSVKQSHGYPSEEDSNGEAAKPRIQNVPKSEESVGELAREKLSIQIESFASVYGDLSRGAVHKWKQLGLQLGLESYELDAISADYKDDPEENMSKVFELWKQQSLKQTWNDLIEAIKRTRLNKQLYEDLKNNHERGLNQKVPMKDLSNEVLVPMAEHWYELGLELEIDETQLDIIPPANSSKFFRKMLQSWWQQNIAADRTWNKVVSALDAAKLSALAKTVYDNRLGPNK; encoded by the exons ATGGATCCTCTTAAATTGCAAGAAATAGAACAAGAAGTGTTAAAGAACAAACGACACTATCTAGTGAAAACTGTTAAGCCTGAAGATATCATTGATGACCTCATTTCACAAAAGCTAGTAGGAAATTATGCTAAACAGCAGTTTGGACTCCTTGTAACCGATACCAACGCTAAGGTCCGAATCATAGTGGATGAACTCGAAAGGAGTCCCCCTGGATTTCTTAAGGAATTTTGTGAAGTACTAAAAAGGTCAAGAACACAGGACCATGTAGTTCAGGAGTTGCAGAAAG AATTTCACTCTGTCAAACAAAGTCATGGGTATCCCTCAGAAG AAGACAGCAATGGAGAGGCAGCTAAACCAAGGATACAAA ATGTGCCTAAATCTGAAGAGAGTGTTGGAGAGTTGGCTCGGGAAA AACTATCAATTCAAATAGAAAGTTTTGCTTCAGTGTATGGCGATCTAAGTCGAGGTGCTGTTCACAAATGGAAACAACTTGGACTGCAACTTGGCTTGGAGTCATATGAATTGGATGCAATATCAGCAGATTACAAGGATGATCCAGAAGAGAATATGTCGAAAGTGTTTGAGTTGTGGAAACAGCAGTCACTGAAACAAACTTGGAATGATTTGATAGAGGCAATAAAACGTACAAGGCTCAACAAACAACTCTACGAGGACTTGAAAAATAACCATGAAAGAG GGCTTAATCAAAAAGTCCCAATGAAGGATTTATCTAATGAAGTGTTAGTGCCAATGGCTGAGCACTGGTATGAGTTAGGGCTGGAATTAGAGATTGATGAAACACAGTTGGACATAATCCCACCAGCTAACAGCAGTAAATTTTTCCGTAAGATGCTACAATCTTGGTGGCAACAAAACATTGCTGCTGACCGGACTTGGAATAAAGTTGTATCAGCTCTTGATGCTGCTAAGTTAAGTGCATTGGCTAAAACAGTGTATGACAATAGATTAGGACCAAACAAGTGA
- the LOC136256050 gene encoding uncharacterized protein isoform X2 yields the protein MDPLKLQEIEQEVLKNKRHYLVKTVKPEDIIDDLISQKLVGNYAKQQFGLLVTDTNAKVRIIVDELERSPPGFLKEFCEVLKRSRTQDHVVQELQKEFHSVKQSHGYPSEVEDSNGEAAKPRIQNVPKSEESVGELAREKLSIQIESFASVYGDLSRGAVHKWKQLGLQLGLESYELDAISADYKDDPEENMSKVFELWKQQSLKQTWNDLIEAIKRTRLNKQLYEDLKNNHERGLNQKVPMKDLSNEVLVPMAEHWYELGLELEIDETQLDIIPPANSSKFFRKMLQSWWQQNIAADRTWNKVVSALDAAKLSALAKTVYDNRLGPNK from the exons ATGGATCCTCTTAAATTGCAAGAAATAGAACAAGAAGTGTTAAAGAACAAACGACACTATCTAGTGAAAACTGTTAAGCCTGAAGATATCATTGATGACCTCATTTCACAAAAGCTAGTAGGAAATTATGCTAAACAGCAGTTTGGACTCCTTGTAACCGATACCAACGCTAAGGTCCGAATCATAGTGGATGAACTCGAAAGGAGTCCCCCTGGATTTCTTAAGGAATTTTGTGAAGTACTAAAAAGGTCAAGAACACAGGACCATGTAGTTCAGGAGTTGCAGAAAG AATTTCACTCTGTCAAACAAAGTCATGGGTATCCCTCAGAAG TAGAAGACAGCAATGGAGAGGCAGCTAAACCAAGGATACAAA ATGTGCCTAAATCTGAAGAGAGTGTTGGAGAGTTGGCTCGGGAAA AACTATCAATTCAAATAGAAAGTTTTGCTTCAGTGTATGGCGATCTAAGTCGAGGTGCTGTTCACAAATGGAAACAACTTGGACTGCAACTTGGCTTGGAGTCATATGAATTGGATGCAATATCAGCAGATTACAAGGATGATCCAGAAGAGAATATGTCGAAAGTGTTTGAGTTGTGGAAACAGCAGTCACTGAAACAAACTTGGAATGATTTGATAGAGGCAATAAAACGTACAAGGCTCAACAAACAACTCTACGAGGACTTGAAAAATAACCATGAAAGAG GGCTTAATCAAAAAGTCCCAATGAAGGATTTATCTAATGAAGTGTTAGTGCCAATGGCTGAGCACTGGTATGAGTTAGGGCTGGAATTAGAGATTGATGAAACACAGTTGGACATAATCCCACCAGCTAACAGCAGTAAATTTTTCCGTAAGATGCTACAATCTTGGTGGCAACAAAACATTGCTGCTGACCGGACTTGGAATAAAGTTGTATCAGCTCTTGATGCTGCTAAGTTAAGTGCATTGGCTAAAACAGTGTATGACAATAGATTAGGACCAAACAAGTGA